One Planctomycetota bacterium genomic window carries:
- a CDS encoding AAA family ATPase encodes MSNTPNQPTNLKLASGSSDSGRDFWADVPAVPVDAPRTGGSGVMQRKQADPLDQARRLLRGRWPLLIVLAAGGAMVGGMLGWQSQTPTYEAAGRISYRASIPRMIEGTQGVAGGFKAFLSEERTRIAEHPDIAQAAIETDVWQETESPMRWETFQWRLDARHTGGDNVIIVRFNDENPRVAEAAVRATLNAYRENFNNRRSLQDGQLLFNRESALSDLQARLAGKENDIASIARSYGGTEDLGGVATLIRAEVEDDRETLAELERDLGNATRLRDSADTLMPTDLAVADEGLMNLLRQRDATRAELARLMRDYGAGNRQVQNLRNDIASLDEEIELRSESVRQVFFGTMPNLTDGVGELINVTTDYITKTEARVDDLSRRLAEREEQLKVATADREELARMTRERDKLFSDIDDLRAEIQQQRFDGMIEDTFVDDGIGWLDLTMPPEGSAYASQDRRLPMALGGMIFGAGVPTALVVLLGLLDKRTRFSDDASDLAAGIQGHNGQPAPLLGVLPNLPDRLSDPNQASIAAHCVHQIRTILQIHHAVPLSGSDGATEEPRSFAVTSAGRGEGKTSLALALGLSYAASGCRTLLVDTDLRSGGLSRRLDVQGDEGILDALLGGDLLQATCETEVANLAVLPIGNAKGSRAGVFSPVAVRQMLRQAKRNFDVILLDCGPILGSIEATPVASAADATILCVTRGQAKPMVSKAAKHLGHVGGVVAGLVYNRAGSADFERSVAGMNYRDASRERQPATTKRSGTSARRTPSRAA; translated from the coding sequence ATGAGCAACACCCCGAACCAGCCGACCAACCTCAAGCTCGCTTCGGGCTCCTCCGACAGCGGCCGAGACTTCTGGGCCGACGTTCCAGCCGTCCCCGTCGATGCGCCGCGCACCGGCGGCTCGGGCGTGATGCAGCGCAAGCAGGCCGACCCGCTCGACCAGGCACGCCGGCTACTGCGTGGCCGCTGGCCGTTGTTGATCGTCCTCGCCGCCGGCGGTGCAATGGTCGGCGGGATGCTCGGCTGGCAGTCCCAAACGCCGACCTATGAGGCCGCCGGTCGCATCTCGTACCGCGCGTCGATTCCCAGGATGATCGAGGGCACCCAGGGCGTCGCTGGCGGGTTCAAAGCGTTCCTGAGCGAAGAACGGACACGTATCGCCGAACACCCAGACATTGCCCAGGCCGCGATCGAGACCGACGTCTGGCAGGAGACCGAATCGCCGATGCGTTGGGAGACCTTCCAGTGGCGTCTCGATGCACGCCACACGGGCGGCGACAACGTCATCATCGTCCGGTTCAACGACGAAAACCCACGCGTTGCCGAAGCCGCTGTGCGTGCAACGCTGAATGCCTACCGAGAGAACTTCAACAATCGCCGCTCGCTCCAGGACGGTCAGCTGCTCTTCAATCGCGAATCGGCGCTGAGTGATCTTCAAGCACGTCTTGCCGGTAAAGAGAACGACATCGCCTCCATCGCACGCAGCTACGGCGGAACAGAGGACCTTGGCGGCGTCGCGACGCTCATCCGTGCGGAAGTCGAAGATGATCGCGAGACGCTTGCCGAGCTCGAGCGCGATCTCGGCAATGCGACGCGGCTGCGTGACAGTGCCGACACCCTGATGCCGACCGATCTCGCCGTCGCGGACGAGGGTCTCATGAACCTGCTGCGGCAGCGCGACGCAACCCGAGCCGAGCTGGCTCGCCTGATGCGCGACTACGGGGCCGGAAACCGTCAGGTGCAAAACCTCCGCAACGACATTGCAAGCCTCGACGAAGAGATTGAGCTCCGAAGCGAGTCCGTTCGGCAGGTCTTTTTCGGAACGATGCCCAACCTGACCGACGGCGTGGGCGAGCTGATCAATGTCACGACCGACTACATCACCAAGACCGAGGCCCGCGTCGACGACCTGTCTCGCCGGCTCGCCGAGCGCGAAGAGCAGCTCAAGGTTGCAACGGCCGACCGCGAAGAACTGGCGCGGATGACGCGTGAGCGCGACAAGCTGTTCAGCGACATCGATGACCTGCGTGCCGAGATTCAGCAGCAGCGGTTCGACGGCATGATCGAAGACACCTTTGTCGACGACGGCATCGGCTGGCTCGACCTCACCATGCCGCCCGAGGGCTCGGCCTACGCGAGTCAGGACAGGCGCCTGCCGATGGCGTTGGGCGGCATGATTTTCGGCGCCGGCGTTCCGACGGCACTGGTCGTCCTGCTCGGTTTGCTCGACAAGCGAACGCGCTTCAGCGACGACGCCTCCGACCTCGCCGCCGGCATTCAAGGTCACAACGGCCAGCCTGCCCCGCTGCTGGGCGTGTTGCCGAACCTGCCTGATCGCCTGAGCGATCCGAATCAGGCGAGCATCGCCGCCCACTGCGTCCACCAGATTCGCACGATCCTGCAGATCCACCATGCGGTGCCGCTGTCCGGGTCCGACGGTGCCACTGAAGAGCCCCGGTCGTTCGCCGTCACCAGTGCCGGCCGCGGCGAGGGCAAGACAAGCCTCGCGCTCGCGCTCGGCCTGTCATACGCAGCCAGCGGCTGTCGCACGCTGCTGGTTGACACCGACCTCCGCAGCGGTGGCCTGTCGCGGCGACTCGACGTCCAGGGCGACGAGGGCATCCTCGACGCGCTCCTCGGCGGTGATCTGCTGCAGGCGACGTGCGAGACCGAAGTCGCCAACCTCGCCGTGTTACCGATCGGCAACGCCAAGGGCAGCCGGGCCGGCGTCTTCAGCCCGGTTGCGGTGCGGCAGATGCTGCGTCAGGCCAAGCGCAACTTCGACGTCATCCTGCTCGACTGCGGCCCGATCCTGGGCAGCATCGAAGCCACGCCCGTCGCCAGCGCCGCCGACGCAACGATCCTCTGTGTCACCCGCGGCCAGGCCAAGCCCATGGTCTCCAAGGCCGCCAAGCACCTCGGCCACGTCGGCGGTGTCGTCGCCGGTCTGGTCTACAACCGAGCCGGCTCGGCCGACTTCGAGCGGTCGGTCGCAGGAATGAACTACCGCGACGCCAGCCGCGAACGTCAGCCTGCCACGACCAAGCGGTCGGGCACCTCCGCCCGCCGCACACCCAGCCGAGCCGCCTGA